The DNA segment GCTGTGGTAGCTGAGAACAGGCTAAGCGAACAGGTGCGCCCCTGTCCGGCGATTGAGAACGTAGGCTGCCCTCATGCCTAAGAAGCGCGACGGCGGGGGTCAGTCCAGGACCCAGCAAACCGCCAAGTTCCTCGGTGTCAGCGTCCTGGCCGGAGCGGTGCTCGCCGGCCTCGCGCTCCCCGCGGCCGGGGCGCTGGGCCTGACCGCCAAGGGATCGGTCGAGGGTTTTGACGACATCCCGGCGAACCTCAAGACGCCACCGCTCAGCCAGCGGACCAGGATTCTGGATTCCCAGGGCGGCGAGATCGCCAAGGTCTACTCCCGTGACCGTACGGTCGTCGACCTCAAGGACATGTCGCCGTACATCCGCAAGGCGATCGTCGCGATCGAGGACGCGCGCTTCTACCAGCACGGCGCCATCGACCTGAAGGGCATCCTGCGGGCGCTCAACAAGAACGCCCAGTCCGGCGCCGTCTCCCAGGGCGCCTCGACGCTGACCCAGCAGTACGTGAAGAACGTCTTCATCGAGGAAGCGGGCGACAACCCGGACAAGGTCGCGCAGGCCACCCAGCAGACCCTCGGCCGCAAGGTCAAGGAACTCAAGTACGCGATCCAGGTCGAGAAGGAACTCGGCAAGCGGAAGATCCTGCAGAACTACCTCAACATCACGTTCTTCGGGCAGCAGGCCTACGGCATCGAGGCGGCCGCCCAGCGCTACTTCAGCAAGCACGCCAAGGACCTGAACCTGGAGGAGTCGGCGCTGCTGGCGGGCATCGTCCAGTCGCCCAGCCGCTACGACCCGCTCAACGACCCGCAGGAGGCCACACGGCGGCGCAACACCGTGCTGCAGCGGATGGCCGACGTGAAGGACATCACCCGGGAACAGGCCGACGCGGCCGCCAAGAAGCCGATCAAGCTGGCGGTCAGCCGCCCCAAGAACGGCTGCATCACCGCGACCCACGGCGCCGGCTTCTTCTGTGACTACATCCGGACGGTCTTCCTCCGCGACAAGTCGTTCGGCAAGAGCCGCAAGGTCCGCCTGAAGCGCTGGGACGAGGGCGGCATGACCATCCGCACCACCCTCGACCCGCAGACCCAGAAGTCGGTGCAGGCGTCGCTGAAGGATCACGTCTACGAGGACGACCCGGTGGCCTCCGCGGCCACCATCGTCGAACCGGGCACCGGGAAGATCCTCGGCATGGGCCAGTCGCGCCCGTACGGCTTCCGCGAGAACGAGACCGTGATCAACCTCTCGGTGGACCACGACATGGGCGGCGGCGCCGGCTACCTGCCCGGGTCGACCTTCAAGCCGGTGGTCGCGGCCGCCGCGCTGGAGCAGGGGACGGATCCGGAGCAGGAGTACCCGTCGCCGTACCGGATGCCGTACCCCAGCCCGGTGCAGACCTGCGACGGCGAATGGCGGGGCAGCGGCTCCGAGAACGTCGAGAACGAGAACAAGGAAGAGGTCGGCCCGTACGCCATGAAGGAGGCGACCGCGAAGTCGGTCAACACCTACTTCGTGCAGCTGATCAGCGACATCGGCGTCTGCCCCGTGGTCAACATGGCGCAGAAGATGGGCATCGAGCGGGCCGACGGCAAGCCGCTGCAGCAGGTGCCGTCGATGACGCTCGGCACCCAGGAGATGTCGCCGCTCACGATGGCGGCCGGGTACGCCGCCTTCGCCGCCGGCGGCCGGTACTGCTCGCCGGTGGCCATCGAGTCGATCACCGACGCCCGCGGCCGGGCGCTGAAGGTCCCGCGGTCCAGCTGCCGCACCGCGATGTCCAAGAAGACCTCGGACACGATCAACACCCTGCTCAAGGGCGTGGTCGAGGACGGCACCGGCAAGGAGGCCGGCCTCAAGGGCCGCGACAGCGCGGGCAAGACCGGCACCACCGACAGCCGCTACGCCGCCTGGTTCGTCGGCTACACCCCCAACGCGGCCGGCGCGGTCTGGGTCGGCGACCCGCAGCACAAGCGCAAGATGTACGACATCACCATCGGCGGCGTCCCCCACGACAAGGTCTACGGCGCCGACACCCCCGGCCCCATCTGGCGCGACGCCATGTCCGGCGCGCTGGCCGGCCGGCCCGCACCCGCCCTGCCCACCGTCGCGATCGACGATCCCGCCCCGGACAAGCCCCAGGGCGACGAGGGCGACAAGGGCCGCGGCAAGCACAAGCCCGGCCGCGGCGGCCACGGCGGCGGCAACAAGCCGGGCGGCGGCTTCCACATCCCCGGCTTCCCGGACATCCTGGGCGGCGGCAACGGGGGTTGGTGAACGGGCGCTCTTACGGGGCGGCCGGTGAACGGGCGCCGCTGCGGGGCTGATTGAGCCGCTCGCGGCTACAGCTGAAGGGCCCGCCGGCCCGCACAACGAAAGACGCGGGGCGCCCCCACCATGGGGGCGCCCCGCGCTCTTCCCGCGAAGACTCCGTGCGGCGGGTCAGCCGGCGAGCAGCTTCTTCACCACCGCGGCGACCCGGCCGCCCTCGGCGCGGCCCGCCACCTGCGGGTTGACGATCTTCATGACGGCGCCCATCGCCCGCGGCCCCTCGGCACCGGCACCCTTCGCCTCCGCCACGGCCGCCGCGACCAGCTGCTCCAGCTCGTCGTCGGTCAGCTGCTTGGGCAGGTAGTCGGCGAGCAGCTCGCCCTCGGCGCGCTCCCGCTCGGCCGACTCCCCGCGGCCACCCTTCTCGAAGGCGTCCGCGGCCTCCCGGCGCTTCTTCGCCTCCCGCGCGATGATCTTCTCGACCTCGCCGTCGGACAGCTCGCGCGCCTCGGTGCCCGCGACCTCCTCCTTCTGGATCGCGGTCAGCGTGAGACGGAGGGTGGAGGAACGCAGCTCATCGCGCGCCCTGATCGCGTCGGTGAGGTCGTCCTGCAGCTTGGACTTGAGCGTGGTCATGCCGTCGAGTATGCCCCCACCCACCGACAACCGCCGCGCCTTTTCCCCCCGGCACCGCCACGCCGCCACCGCGCCGGGCGGCTCCCACCCGCTGCATCCACCCCCCGCACTCTGCGACGATGGGCTCATGCGCGCGCGATACGGAGTACCCCTGACCCTGACCGCAGTCGGCGCGGCCGGCCTGGCCTACGCCGCCGGCTTCGAAGTCCGATCCTTCCGCCTCCGACGCGTCACCGTGCCCGTACTGCCCCGCGGCATGCGGCCGTTGCGCGTCCTGCAGGTCTCCGACATCCACATGGTCAGCGGGCAGCGCAAGAAGCAGCGCTGGCTGCAGTCGCTCGCCGGGCTGCGCCCCGACTTCGTCATCAACACGGGAGACAACCTCTCCGACACCGAGGGCGTCCCCGAGACACTGGACGCGCTCGGCCCGCTGATGGAGTTCCCCGGCGCCTACGTCTTCGGCTCCAACGACTACTACGGCCCCAAGCTGCGCAATCCCGCCCGCTACCTCATCGAGCGGGTCCAGGGCCGGCACGGCCTCAACGGCAACGCACCCGCCGTGGGCGTCGTCCACAACCCGTGGGAAGAGCTGCGCGACGCCTTCGACGCGGCCGGCTGGGTCGGCCTGTCCAACTCCCGCGGCCGCCTCAAGCTGGAGGGCATCGAGATCGCCCTGACCGGCCTGGACGACCCGCACATCAAGCGGGACCGCTACGCCGAGGTCGCCGGCGGCCCGGAATCCGGCGCCGATCTCTCCCTGGCCGTCGTCCACGCCCCCTACCTGCGCTCCCTGGACGCCTTCACCGCCGACGGCTACCCGCTGATCCTGGCCGGCCACACCCACGGCGGCCAGCTCTGCATCCCCTTCTACGGCGCCCTGGTCACCAACTGCGACATCGACACCGACCGCGTGAAGGGCCTCTCCACCCACACCGCCGCCGGCCACACCTCCTACCTCCACGTCTCCGCAGGCTGCGGCACCAACCGCTACACCCCGGTCCGCTTCGCCTGCCCCCCGGAGGCGACGCTGCTGACCCTGACGGCGCGGGACTGAGGGGACGGGAACGCCCCGCTCCCTACGGGGGCGGGCCCCGGGCCTCCACCTTTCGGGAGCTGCCGGTCCGGCTTTTTCGGGAGCTGTCGGTCCGGGCGGGGCGGCAGCAGGCGGGTCCCGCGCCGCCCGGGTTCCCGTTCAGGCGCTCCCGCCCGAGTGGTCCCCGGTCGGGGGGCGGCTGCCGCCCGGGGCCCAGAGGTCGCCTGCGAGGACGCGGGCTAGGACACCGGAGGCGAACGCGGCCGGGACTGTTGCCGAACGGGGTCTCCCAGCGCCGTTGATCATCCCCGTAACGTGGAGGGATGTCCGATCCCACCCGGACCTCGCAGTCCACGCGCCACGCCACCGACCCGGCCGGCGCCGCCGCCCGCACCCCGGCAGCGGCCGTCGCGCCCACGAGCCGCCACCCCCTCGCCGCCGCCTTCCGCCTCCTGATCACCGCCGCCGCGCTGACCGGAGTCGTCCTGGCGGCCCTCGGCACCGCGGCCCCGGCCCAGCTCCTCACGCGCTTCACCGTGCAGGCCAACCTCGCCGCTGCGGTGATCGCCGCCTGCTCCGCCCACCGCGCCTGGACCGGCCGCCGCCCCGTGAGCCCCCGGATCACCGGCGCCCTCGTCCCCTTCCTCTTCCTCCCCGCCCTCCTCCACTACGTCTTCCCGGCCGCCGACCCCATCGCCTTCACGCTGCCCGCCGCGACTCCCGGCGCCGTCCGAGCCGTCTCCGACCAGCTCCTCTACACCGTCACGCCCCTCGCCGCCCTCGCCGACTGGCTGCTGCTCACCGCCCCTCGCGGCTTCCGCCCGTCCTGCGCCTGGCAGTGGCCGGCCTACCCCCTGCTCTACCTCGCCTGCACCCTCGCCTTCCCTGCCGCCACCGGCGCCCCCTCCCCCACGGCCGCCACCGCCGCCACCCTCGCGCCGGCCCTCTGCGCCCTCCCCTTGATCACCATCGGGATCGACCAGGTCAGGCCCGCTCCCCGGCTCCACAAGAACCGGATTTCACCTACAGGGATCAGTCCGCTAAAGTAGAGCTCGTTGCTTCGGGGTGTAGCGCAGCTTGGCAGCGCGCTTCGTTCGGGACGAAGAGGTCGTGGGTTCAAATCCCGCCACCCCGACTGAAGAAACACAGGCAAGGGCCTGATCCTCACTGAGGATCAGGCCCTTCTTGTATCTCGTCCGCCGGATCGGGCGACACGTGACGCGGAACACACCGCCGGGCGGGCGTCCAACGCTTCTTCGTGTTCTCGCGTCAGACCTGCCATCAGGTTCCATCAGCTTCTCCCGCATGCGGTGCATGACGGCAGGAGCCCGGCGCTTCCGTGAGGAAGGGCCGGTTCGTGGTCACTGAGTGGAGAGTTGAGGCGGGCGGCGCGGCGCGGCGCGCACGCTCCCCTGCCCAGCAGACCGCCCGGTCCACCACCCCGCCATCCGCCACCGGTCCCTCCCCACGTGGGGACCGGTGGCGGACGGCGCGGGCGGTGTCGGTCCGCGCCGGTGGGCGCGGGGCGGGTACGGCCGGGGCCGTGGTCGGCGGGGTGCCGTCCGGACGGGTGGGCCCGCGGGGTGGCCGGCTCGGAGCCGGGGCCGCGGGTGTCGCACCGGCTCGTGACGTCGGCGGACGGCGACTGACAGGATGCGTCGGAAGTCGTCGTCCGGAGTGCTGAGCCGGTGGCCTGTCCGGGTGGTGCCCGGTGGCTGCGCTGCTGCTCGGTGATCCTGCCAGCTGTGGCTCCCCGCGAGGAGGATCCGGGGCCGGACGAACGGCGTCACCGCAGGTCAGGCCGTTAAGGTGAGTTTTCCGGTCCGGATGTCCAGGTGCGGGGGAAGTAAGGGGTGGAGACCTTGAGTTCCGACTCAGGGGCGCGCACGGCCTTCGCGGAACGTCTCGCGCTGCTGTACAAGGAGGCCGGCAACCCTCCGCTCAAGAAGGTGGCCGAGTCGGTCGTCCGGCTGCAGCGGGTCGACGAACGGGGGCGGCCCGTACGGGTGTCGGTGCAGCGGATCAGCGACTGGCGCCGGGCCAGGAACGTGCCCGCCCAGTTCGCCGCGCTCGCCGCGGTGCTGCACATCCTGATTCCGCGGGCCCGGCGTCTGCGGCCCGTTCCGGTGTCCGCCGGTCTGTACGACGTGGCCGAGTGGCAGCGTCTGTGGGAGCGGGCGGTCGGCGACCGTGCCGCGGCCCCGGCGGAGGACGAGGGGCGTTCCCCGGCCGGGGAGCCGGCCGCCCCCGTGGTGTGCCCCTACCGCGGGCTGGCGTCGTACCGTCAGCAGGACGCCCGGTGGTTCTTCGGGCGGGAGCGGTGCACCGCCGCGCTCGTCGCGCAGCTGCGCGCGACGGAGAAGACGGGCGGACTGGTGATGCTCGTGGGGGCCTCGGGGGCCGGGAAGTCCTCCCTGCTGCACGCCGGTCTGGTGCCCGCCCTGCGGAACGCGGCACCGGGCGGCGAGGACGGTGCGGAGCGGAAGGTGCTGCAGTTCGTGCCGGGCGGCGATCCGCTCGCGGAGCTGACGTCCCGGATACCCGGGCTGGCGCCCGTCCTCGCCGCCGCGGGGGAATCCGCGGGGCACGAGCCCGGCACCGGGCGCTTCGCGCACGCGGTGCGGGAGGCCGTCGCGGCATGGGCGGGGCGCGAGACGTCCTGTGCCGCCCGGCCGGTCGTCCTGGTGGACCAGTTCGAGGAGGCGTTCACGCTCTGCTCCGACGAGGCGGAGCGGCGCACCCTCTTCCAGGTCCTCCACGCGGCGTGCACGCCCGCCGGGCCGGACGCCCCGGCCCCCGTGCTCGTCGTCCTCGGCATACGCGCCGACTTCTACGAACAGTGCCTGGCCCATCCCGAACTCGCCGACGCGCTGCAGCACCGGCACATGGTGCTCGGGCCGCTGACCACCGCCGAGCTGCGCGAGGCGGTGACCGGGCCGGCCAGGGCCGTGGGCCTGGAACTCGAACCGGGGCTGGCCGAGCTGATCGTCCGGGAGGTGAGCGCCGACCGCCCCGGCGGGACCCATGACGCGGGGGTGCTGCCGCTCCTGTCCCACGCCCTGCTCGCCACCTGGCAGCGCCGGAAGGCGGGCCGGCTGACGCTGGCCGGCTACCGCGCGGCGGGCGGCATCCAGGGAGCGGTGGCGGCGACCGCCGAGCGGGCCTGGTCCGGCCTCGACCCGACGGCGCGCACGGCCGCGCGGCTGCTCCTCCTGCGGCTGGTCCGGCTGGGCGAGGACACCCAGGCCACCCGCCGGCGGGGGACGCGGCGCCAGCTGGCGGAGGAGTCGACGGACCCCCGCAAGACGCAGGAATCGCTCGAAGCGCTGGTGCACGCCCGCCTGGTGACGCTGGACGCGGAGGCCGTGGAGATCACCCATGAGGCGCTGCTGCACGCCTGGCCGCGCCTGCGCGACTGGATCGACGAGGACCGGAGCGGCAATCTGCTGCGCCAGCGGCTGGAGGAGGACGGCAGGGCCTGGGAGAGCTCCCACCGCGACGCCTCGCTGCTCTACCGGGGTTCGCGCCTGGAACAGGCCCGTGCCTGGGCGGAGTCCGCCGGTGACACCTACCTGACCCGCAGCGCGGTGGACTTCCTGGCCGCCTCGGCCGGGCTGCGCAGGCGCACGGCGTGGATCAGCCGCGGCGCGGTGTCGGCGCTGGCGGTCCTGGCGGTCGTGGCCGCCGGGTCGGCGGTGGTCGCCTGGCAGCAGCGGGACGACGCGGTGTTCTCGCAGGTGCTCGCCGAGGCCGATCGCGTGCAGAACACGGATCCGTCGTTGTCCGCGCAGCTCGACCTGGTGGCGCACCGCCTGCGGCCGGACGACAAGGGCACCCGCAACCGGCTGGTCTCGACGGCGAACGCGCCGCTGGCCACACCGCTGGCCGGCCACACCGGCGCCGTCTACCTCACCGCGTTCCACCCGGGCGGACGGATCCTGGCCACCGCGAGCTACGACCGCACCGTCCGCCTGTGGGACGTGGCCGACCCGACGCGCCCCGAGCCCCTGGGCAAGCCGCTGACCGGGCACACGAGCTGGGTGAGCACCGCCGTCTTCAGCCCGGACGGCCGGACCCTCGCCAGCGCTTCGGACGACGGCACGATCCGGCTGTGGGACGTGCGCGACCCCGTGCGGCCGCGTCCGATCGGCGCTCCCCTGACCGGCCACGACGGCACGGTCTTCCTGCTCGCCTTCAGTCCGGACGGGCACACCGTGGCCGCCGCCGACGAGGATCACACCGTGCGGCTGTGGGACGTGGCCGACGCGCGCCGGCCGCGCAGCCTCGGGGTGCTGAGGGGCCACACGGCCGCCGTGCGCGCCGTGGCGTTCAGCCCGGACGGGCGGACGCTGGCGTCCGGTGGCGACGACGACACGATCCGGCTGTGGGACACCGCCGATCCGCGTCATCCGGCGCCGGCCGGCCCGGTGCTGAAGGGCCACAAGGGCACGGTGCACTCCGTGGCGTTCAGCCCCGACGGCCGCACTCTCGCCAGCGGCAGCGACGACACCACCATCCGGCTCTGGGACGTGGCCGCCCCCCGGCACGCCGCCGCGCTCGGTGCGGCGCTCACCGGCCACACCGGTCCCGTGTGGTCGGTGGCCTTCCGGCCGGACGGACGGATGCTCGCCGCCGCCAGCGCGGACAACACGGCGAGCATGTGGAACGTCGGCAATCCGGCCTACCCCTCGCAGGTCGGCGAGCCGCTCGCGGGCAGCAGCGGCGAGATGTACACCGTGGCCTTCAGCCCCGACGGGCGGACCCTGGCCACCGGGAGCGGCGACAACAGGGCCCGGCTGTGGTCGGTGCCGGCGTCGGACATGACCGGCCGCAGCGGGGCGTTCCGCCCGGACGGGCGGGTGCTCGCCACGGCCGCGCGCGACCAGCGGATCCGGCTGTGGGACGTGCGCGATGCCCGGCGGCCCGCGTTGCTGGGCAGGCCCTTGCGGCCCGGGAAGGGGGACGCGCGGGCGATGGCGTTCTCCCCCGACGGCCACACGCTCGCGGTGCGGACGGGAATCCGCACCCTGCGGCTGTGGAACGTCACCGATCCGGCGCGGCCCGTCCCCTACGGGCCGCCCGTCACGCTGCGGACCCGCTACTCGGACGCCATGGCCTTCAGCCCGGACGGCCGCACCCTGGCGACCGCCTACGACGACCGCACCATCGCGCTGTGGGACGTCCGTGACCCGTCCCGTCCGCGGCGGCTCGGCGCGCCCCTCACCGGGCACAAGGGCTACGTCAACTCCCTGGTCTTCGCCCCGGATGCCCGCACGCTCGCCAGCGGCAGCTCCGACAGCACCGTCCGGCTCTGGAAGGTGGCCGACCCGCGGCACGTCCGGCGGCTCGGCGCACCGCTCACGGGACACCTGGGCCCCGTCAACCGGCTCGCCTACAGTCCGGACGGCCGGACCCTGGCCAGCGGCAGCGACGACAACACGGTCCGGCTGTGGAACGTCGGCGACCCCCACGCGGCCACCCGCCTCGCCACCCTCACGGGCCACACCGAGGCGGTCGTGTCGCTGACCTTCAGCCAGGACGGCCGCACCCTGGCCAGCGGCGGCAACGACGACACGGTCCGGCTCTGGAACGTCACCCGCCCCGCCGCGGCCGCTCCCATCGGCCAGTCGATGAGCCCCAAGTCCACGACGGGCAATTTCCTCTCGTTCCGGCCCGAGAGCCACATGCTGACGGTGTCGAGCGGCGCCGATACGGTCCGGCTGTGGAACCTGGACGCCGGCGAGGCGGTCCACCGCATCTGCGCGACCACCCGGGGAGTGCTGACGCCGGAGAAGTGGCACGAGTACCTGCCCCGGCTGCCGTACACGCCCTCGTGCGGCGAGTGACGGAGCCGGGGCCGGACCGCCGCCTGCCGTCCGGGCGCCGGGCGGGCGGCCCCGGCCGGCTCCGCGGGCATCCTTTGCTCCCGGATTCCACCCCTTGCCGCACCACACCACGTGATCCCGCTCACAAACCCCAAATGGAGCCGGGCAGTTGGCTCCCACCGGACAGGCAGCCTTGTTAATCTTGGTGTCAGCCCGATCGCTGGTGCATCCCCCGTCGCCAGCGATCGGGCATTTCCATGCCCGGCACCGGACGCGGGCGGCCGGACACCGGACGGACGCTCTCCGCTCGTCGGCACCTCTCCCCCGCTCGTACGCTGATCCCGTCCGGCGGGGCCGGCGCACGGCGCACGGAACGGTGAGCACGCATGGCAGTGGCGTACGAGCGGATCGCGGACCGGCTCCGGCAGTCGATCCGCGCGGGCCGGCTGCGGCCGGGGGACCGCCTGCCCCCGGAGGCGCGGCTCGCCGAGCAGTTCGGACAGGGCGCCTCCGCCGTCCGCGACGCCCTGCGGGTGCTGCGCGAGGAGGGCCTCGTCGAGCGGCGGCCCGGGGGCGGCGACGTCGTCCGGCGCCCGCGCGCCACCGCCGTGCGCACCAATCTCCGCCACCAGTGGGAGAAGAGCCGGGCGCGCGAGCCGCTGGAGGAGCGGGCCCGGTACGGCATCACGGAGTACGAGACCGGTCTGCGCGGCCGTGACCTGGTCTTTCACGCGTCGTACCGGGAGATCGAGGCGGACGAGGGCCTCGCGCGGGCCTTCGCCCTGCCGGAGGGCACCGCCCTCCTGGAGCGCCGCTACCGCACGCGGTACGCGGCCGAGCGCACGCCCTTCGGCCTGGTGACCTCCTACCTCGTCCGCGAGGTGATCGCGGGCAACCCCGAGCTGCTGGACGAGACCAACGAGCCGTGGCCGGGCGGGTCGCAGGCGCAGCTCCACACCGTCGGCATCGAGCTGGGCCACGTCGAGGAGCGGGTGACCGCCCGCCCGCCGACGCCCGGCGAGGCGGCGGAGCTGGCGCTGCCGCGCGGGTCGTCGGTGCTGGTGCTCCGGAAGACCTCGGTCGGCGTCGACGACCGGGTCGTGGACGTCTCCGACGTCGTCCTGCCCGGCGACCGCACGGAAATGCTGTTCACCACGTACCTGGAGAGGTGGTGAGCGCCGCGCGCCGCCGCGCCCGCCCTCACTCCCGGTCGAACGGCAGGTCCAGCATCCGGATGGCGTTGCCCCGCAGGAGTTTGTACGTCACGTCCGCCGGGAGCCCGGCCACGTGCTCGGCCGCCACCTTCCTGGTGTGCGGCCAGGTCGAGTCGACGTGGGGGTAGTCGGTCTCGAACGTCGCGTTGTCGACCCCGACCGTCTCGATCGCCTCGATGCCGTGCCGGTCGCGGAAGAAGCAGCAGAAGATCTGCCGGTAGTAGTAGGTCGACGGCGGCTCGGGGATCAGGTCCTTGACCCCGCCCCATGCCCGGTGCTCCTCCCAGACGTCGTCGGCGCGCTCCAGGGCGTACGGGATCCAGCCCATCTGCCCTTCGCTGTAGGCGAGTTTCAGCCGGGGGAACTTCACCAGGACGCCGCTGAACAGGAAGTCCATCATCGACGCCATCGCGTTGTTGAAGCTCAGCGACGCCTGCACGGCGGGCGGCGCGTCCGGCGAGGCGGCCGGCATCTGCGACGACGACCCGATGTGCATGTTGACCACGGTCCCGGTCTCCTCGCACGCCGCGAAGAACGGGTCCCAGTACCCGGAGTGGATCGAGGGCAGGCCCAGGTGGGTGGGGATCTCGCTGAAGGTCACCGCCCGTACGCCGCGGGCCGCGTTGCGCCGGATCTCGGCGACCGCCAGGTCGATGTCCCACAGCGGGATCAGGCACAGCGGGATCAGCCGGCCGCCGCTGTCCCCGCACCACTCCTCGACCATCCAGTCGTTGTACGCCCGGACGCAGGCGAGCCCGACCTCCTTGTCGGCGGCCTCGGCGAAGGTCTGCCCGCAAAAGCGCGGGAAGGTCGGGAAGCAGAGCGACGCCTCGACGTGGTTGACGTCCATGTCCGCCAGCCGCGCCTTGGGGTCCCAGCACCCGCGGCGCATCTGCTCCCGGGTGATCCCGTCCAGCGTCATCTCGTCGCGGGAGAAGCCGACGGCGGCGATGATGCGCTTGTACGGGAAGAACTGGCCCTCGTACTCCCACCAGTCGGTGATCTGGCCCTCGGGGTCGGTGGTGAACCGGTACTTCCCGCCGACGTACGCCAGCTCGCCGATCCCGGCGGTGAAGGGCTTCGGCCCCTTGTCGCGGTACTTCTTCGGGAGCCAGGTCTCGAAGAGGTGCGCGGGCTCGATCACGTGATCGTCCACGCTGATGACCCTGGGAAGCTCCGCCGTGCCGCTCTCGCTGCTGCTCACGCTGTACCCCCAACTGCCCGCCGGTGAGGCACCCACCGGACCCGGATTCTGACGGTCCATCAGTTTTGAGGTTATGGGCTCACTCCGGCGACGACAAGGCGAGCTGGGGGAACTCCGCCTCTTGCGGGATGGCGCGGCATCCGCTGAACTGACGCGTCGTCATATCAGGTGGACGAATCGAGGGGCAGCATGCAGACGATCTGGCTCAGCGGCGCCGAGTGGCTCGCCGTCCTCCGTATCGGCCTGGGGCTGTGGTGGCTGGAGAGCTGGCGCCACAAGGACAAGAAGACCTGGTTCGCGGGCGGCGGCATCACCTGGGCCGCCGGCATCGCGGCCGATCACCGGTGGCCCGTGGTCCGCAGGGGCTTCGACCGCTTCGTGAAGCCCCGCCCCCGCCCGATGGCGTACCTGGTCGCCTACGCCGAACTCGCTCTCGGGCTCGGGCTGATCGCGGGATTCCTGACGCCGATAGCCCTGGTCGCCGGGGTGGTGCTCAACCTGGTCTACCTCGTGCTGATGATCCACGACTGGGCGGAGCAGGGGCAGAACCTGATGATGGCCCTGATCTCCCTGACGGGGCTGTTCGCCATGAGCTGGCAGAGCTGGTCGCTCGACGGCGCGCTGGGCCTGTTCCGCTAGGGCCCGGCGGTGCGGCGGCGGCCCCTGGCGGGAGCGGCGGGTCGCGGGGCGGTGCCCGGAGCGCACGGGCCCCCGGTCGTTCAGCTCCCCGGGCGTGGGGTGGCCCGGGAGGCTGATCGGCCGTAGGCCCGTGCGCGGCGGGTCAGCCCTTCTCCTCGACCGTCACCGGCCGGTCGTCGTTCAGCTCGTTGAAGAGCTCCTTGGCCCTCGCCTCGTTCCACTGCACGGCGCTGCCCTTGGGGGTGCGGAGGTTGAGGTTCGACACGGGGACGTTGAGCCGCTTGCCGTCGCCCGCCGTGACCCCCTTCATCGCCTTGAACAGCGAGGTGAGGTTGGTCAGGCCGGTGTCCTCGTCCACGATGAGCGTGCCGAGGCCCGCGCTCATGGTCGGGTAGACCTTGGCCGGGTCGAGCAGGATGTCCGGCTCGGCGGCCTTGCGGGCGAGGGCGGCCAGGAACTTCTGCTGGTTCTGGCTGCGGCCGAGGTCG comes from the Streptomyces angustmyceticus genome and includes:
- a CDS encoding nSTAND1 domain-containing NTPase; the encoded protein is METLSSDSGARTAFAERLALLYKEAGNPPLKKVAESVVRLQRVDERGRPVRVSVQRISDWRRARNVPAQFAALAAVLHILIPRARRLRPVPVSAGLYDVAEWQRLWERAVGDRAAAPAEDEGRSPAGEPAAPVVCPYRGLASYRQQDARWFFGRERCTAALVAQLRATEKTGGLVMLVGASGAGKSSLLHAGLVPALRNAAPGGEDGAERKVLQFVPGGDPLAELTSRIPGLAPVLAAAGESAGHEPGTGRFAHAVREAVAAWAGRETSCAARPVVLVDQFEEAFTLCSDEAERRTLFQVLHAACTPAGPDAPAPVLVVLGIRADFYEQCLAHPELADALQHRHMVLGPLTTAELREAVTGPARAVGLELEPGLAELIVREVSADRPGGTHDAGVLPLLSHALLATWQRRKAGRLTLAGYRAAGGIQGAVAATAERAWSGLDPTARTAARLLLLRLVRLGEDTQATRRRGTRRQLAEESTDPRKTQESLEALVHARLVTLDAEAVEITHEALLHAWPRLRDWIDEDRSGNLLRQRLEEDGRAWESSHRDASLLYRGSRLEQARAWAESAGDTYLTRSAVDFLAASAGLRRRTAWISRGAVSALAVLAVVAAGSAVVAWQQRDDAVFSQVLAEADRVQNTDPSLSAQLDLVAHRLRPDDKGTRNRLVSTANAPLATPLAGHTGAVYLTAFHPGGRILATASYDRTVRLWDVADPTRPEPLGKPLTGHTSWVSTAVFSPDGRTLASASDDGTIRLWDVRDPVRPRPIGAPLTGHDGTVFLLAFSPDGHTVAAADEDHTVRLWDVADARRPRSLGVLRGHTAAVRAVAFSPDGRTLASGGDDDTIRLWDTADPRHPAPAGPVLKGHKGTVHSVAFSPDGRTLASGSDDTTIRLWDVAAPRHAAALGAALTGHTGPVWSVAFRPDGRMLAAASADNTASMWNVGNPAYPSQVGEPLAGSSGEMYTVAFSPDGRTLATGSGDNRARLWSVPASDMTGRSGAFRPDGRVLATAARDQRIRLWDVRDARRPALLGRPLRPGKGDARAMAFSPDGHTLAVRTGIRTLRLWNVTDPARPVPYGPPVTLRTRYSDAMAFSPDGRTLATAYDDRTIALWDVRDPSRPRRLGAPLTGHKGYVNSLVFAPDARTLASGSSDSTVRLWKVADPRHVRRLGAPLTGHLGPVNRLAYSPDGRTLASGSDDNTVRLWNVGDPHAATRLATLTGHTEAVVSLTFSQDGRTLASGGNDDTVRLWNVTRPAAAAPIGQSMSPKSTTGNFLSFRPESHMLTVSSGADTVRLWNLDAGEAVHRICATTRGVLTPEKWHEYLPRLPYTPSCGE
- a CDS encoding GntR family transcriptional regulator, producing the protein MAVAYERIADRLRQSIRAGRLRPGDRLPPEARLAEQFGQGASAVRDALRVLREEGLVERRPGGGDVVRRPRATAVRTNLRHQWEKSRAREPLEERARYGITEYETGLRGRDLVFHASYREIEADEGLARAFALPEGTALLERRYRTRYAAERTPFGLVTSYLVREVIAGNPELLDETNEPWPGGSQAQLHTVGIELGHVEERVTARPPTPGEAAELALPRGSSVLVLRKTSVGVDDRVVDVSDVVLPGDRTEMLFTTYLERW
- a CDS encoding amidohydrolase family protein, encoding MSSSESGTAELPRVISVDDHVIEPAHLFETWLPKKYRDKGPKPFTAGIGELAYVGGKYRFTTDPEGQITDWWEYEGQFFPYKRIIAAVGFSRDEMTLDGITREQMRRGCWDPKARLADMDVNHVEASLCFPTFPRFCGQTFAEAADKEVGLACVRAYNDWMVEEWCGDSGGRLIPLCLIPLWDIDLAVAEIRRNAARGVRAVTFSEIPTHLGLPSIHSGYWDPFFAACEETGTVVNMHIGSSSQMPAASPDAPPAVQASLSFNNAMASMMDFLFSGVLVKFPRLKLAYSEGQMGWIPYALERADDVWEEHRAWGGVKDLIPEPPSTYYYRQIFCCFFRDRHGIEAIETVGVDNATFETDYPHVDSTWPHTRKVAAEHVAGLPADVTYKLLRGNAIRMLDLPFDRE
- a CDS encoding DoxX family membrane protein, whose product is MQTIWLSGAEWLAVLRIGLGLWWLESWRHKDKKTWFAGGGITWAAGIAADHRWPVVRRGFDRFVKPRPRPMAYLVAYAELALGLGLIAGFLTPIALVAGVVLNLVYLVLMIHDWAEQGQNLMMALISLTGLFAMSWQSWSLDGALGLFR